The window CGCCCTGCTCACCGAGCGGGCCCGGCTGCACCACGGGCTGCCCGCCCTGCTGGTCGACGACTCGCTGGGCAGGGACCGTGCGGTCACCGCCGTACTGTCCGGACGGACCGACCTGGTCGGCGCGAGCGCCGCCACCGTCGCCGAGTGGGAGGTGTCCTCATGACCGCCCCCGACCTGATCACGAGCCCCGACCTCGACGCGCTGTTCACCCCCCGCGGCATCGCCGTCATCGGCGCCTCCCGCGACCCGGCGAAGCTGGGCGCCGCGCTGGCCCGTTCGGTCACCGCTTTCCCCGGGCACGTGGCGCTGGTCAACGCCCGCGACCCGGAGCCCGCCGCCGGCATCTACCCGTCGGTCGAAGAGGCCGCCGCGCACGGCCCCGTCGATCTCGCCCTGATCTGCCTCCCGGCCAGGGCCTGCGCCGACGCCGTGGCCGCGGCCGCCAAGGCCGGGGCGGGGGCCGCCGTCGTGTACGGGGGCGGGTTCGCCGAGGCCGGACCGGAGGGCGAGCGGTACCAGCGGGAGCTGGCCGACGTCGTCGAGCGCACCGGCATCCGGCTGCTGGGCCCGAACACCTCCGGGTTCCTCGCGCCCGCTCACGGCCTCACTACGAGCTTCGTGCCGGGTGCGGCCGACGTACCCGCCGGCCGGATCGCCGTGGTGGCGGCCAGCGGGGGCGTCAACCACGCGCTGGCGTTCCTGCTCGGCGAGGCCGGGCACGGCGTGAGCCTCGCGGTCGGCCTGGGCAACAGCGCGGACGTCACGACCGCCGATGTCCTCGACCACCTGGCCGCCGACCCGCACACCACGGCTGTGGCCCTGCACATCGAGTCCGTCTCCGACGGCCGCGGCCTGGCCGACTCGGTCGCCCGGCTCACCACCACCCGCCCGGTCGTCGCGCTCGTCGTCGGCCGCCACGACATCGGCGCCTTCGCCGCATCCCACACCGGCGCCCTCGCCACCTCCTGGCGCACCACCCGCGCCGCCCTCGCCCAGGCGGGCGCCGTGCTGGTGGACGACGAACGCGAACTGGTCGACGCGGTGGGCGCCTTGTCCCTCGTACGACTGCCCCCGGCCGCCGATCCGGGGGTGGGCGTGGTGACGGCACAGGCAGGCCCGGGACTGCTGCTCCTGGACGACCTGCGGGGGCGCCGCGCCGCCGTGCCCGAGCTGACCGCCGACACCCGGCGCACGCTGGCGGACGTACTGCCCCCGCTGACCTACCAGGCCAACCCGGTCGACACCGGCCGCCCGGGCCCCGGCTTCACCGCCGTACTGGAAGCGGTGGCCGCCGACCCGGCCGTGGATCTGATCGCCGGGTACGCGCTGCACGAGCCCGGCGCCTTCGACCTGGTCGAGGCCGTGGAGACAGCCGGGGTGAGCGTGCCGATGGTGCTCGGAGTAGGGGGCGCGGGCGATGACGTACGGCGGGTTCGCCGCGCCCTCCTCGACCGGGGTGTCCCGGTGACCGGTGACCCGAGCGGGCTCGCCGCGATGACCGGCGCGCTGCTGGCCGACGCACGCGCCCGCAACCGTACGACGGCGGTGCCTGCCGTAGCGGTGCACGTGGAGGTCGGACCCGGCCCCTGGGACGAGGACCAGGCCAAGACGCTCCTCGCCGCGCTCGGCGTGCCGACCATGCCCCGCCGGACCTGCGCCGACCGCGCCGAGGCCCACCGGGCGCTGGCCGAACTGCCCGGCCCGGTGGCGGTCAAGCTGCTGGACGCGGCCGTGCTGCACAAGACCGAGATCGGCGGGGTCCGGCTCGGCGTGCGGACGCCGGAAGAGCTCGACGCGGCCCTGGACGCGATCGAGACGGCGGGTGGGCGCCGTTTCCTTGTGGAGTCGATGGCCCCGCCCGGCGTGGACCTCGTGGTCGGCGCCCGGCGCGATGCGGTGTTCGGCCCCATCGTCCTGGTCGGCCTCGGCGGCACCACCGCCGAAGCCCTGGCGGACGTCAGCATCCGGCTCGCCCCGCTGAGCGTGGCCGAGGCCGCCGCCATGCCCGCCGAGCTGGCCGGACACGCCCTCCTCGACGGCTGGCGCGGCGGGCCCGTACTGGACCGGCCCGCGCTGGGAGAGGCGGTGGCGGCCCTGGGCGACCTGCTCGCCGCCCACCCCGAACTCGCCGAGATCGAGATCAATCCGCTGCGGATCACCGCCCAGGGCCTTGTGGTGTTGGATGCTGTGTGTATCGCGGCGGAAACCACTGAGCCGCTGCAAGAGAAGGTGATGACTGATGGCCGCACCCATCAGTGAGGGAACGGTTCCCTGGCCGAAGGCCGACGCCGACCGCTACACGGCGGCCGGATACTGGGCGGGCCGCCCGCTGGGCGACCTGCTGCGCGAGAGCGGAGACCGCACGCCGGACGCGACCGCGCTCGTCGACGGCGACCTCCGCCTGACGTACACCGAACTCGCCGACCGCGCCGACGCGTTGGCGCTGCGGCTGCTCGATCTCGGCCTCGCCCCCGGTGACCGGATCGTGGTCCAGCTGGCCAACGGCTGGGAGTTCACCGTCCTGACCTGGGCCTGCCTGCGCGCCGGGATCGTGCCGGTGATGGCCCTGCCCGCGCACCGCCGCCTCGAACTGGCCTACCTCGCCGCGCACTCCGAGGCCGCCGCCATCGCCGTACCCGACCGGCTGCGCGACTTCGACCACCAGGCACTCGCCCACGAACTCGGCAAGGAGATCACGGGCCCCGGGCACGTCCTGGTCGCCGGGGACGACGTCGGCCCCGGCAGCGTGGACCTGCGCGCCCTGTGCACGCCGGGCACGGACCCGGCAGCCGACCGGGCCCGGCTGGACGCGGCCGCGCCCGACAGCCGCGATGTGGCCGTGTTCCTGTTGTCGGGCGGTACGACAGGCCTGCCCAAGCTGATCGCCCGCACCCACGACGACTACG of the Streptomyces sp. T12 genome contains:
- a CDS encoding acetate--CoA ligase family protein — encoded protein: MTAPDLITSPDLDALFTPRGIAVIGASRDPAKLGAALARSVTAFPGHVALVNARDPEPAAGIYPSVEEAAAHGPVDLALICLPARACADAVAAAAKAGAGAAVVYGGGFAEAGPEGERYQRELADVVERTGIRLLGPNTSGFLAPAHGLTTSFVPGAADVPAGRIAVVAASGGVNHALAFLLGEAGHGVSLAVGLGNSADVTTADVLDHLAADPHTTAVALHIESVSDGRGLADSVARLTTTRPVVALVVGRHDIGAFAASHTGALATSWRTTRAALAQAGAVLVDDERELVDAVGALSLVRLPPAADPGVGVVTAQAGPGLLLLDDLRGRRAAVPELTADTRRTLADVLPPLTYQANPVDTGRPGPGFTAVLEAVAADPAVDLIAGYALHEPGAFDLVEAVETAGVSVPMVLGVGGAGDDVRRVRRALLDRGVPVTGDPSGLAAMTGALLADARARNRTTAVPAVAVHVEVGPGPWDEDQAKTLLAALGVPTMPRRTCADRAEAHRALAELPGPVAVKLLDAAVLHKTEIGGVRLGVRTPEELDAALDAIETAGGRRFLVESMAPPGVDLVVGARRDAVFGPIVLVGLGGTTAEALADVSIRLAPLSVAEAAAMPAELAGHALLDGWRGGPVLDRPALGEAVAALGDLLAAHPELAEIEINPLRITAQGLVVLDAVCIAAETTEPLQEKVMTDGRTHQ